The proteins below come from a single Chryseobacterium sp. MA9 genomic window:
- a CDS encoding phage tail sheath C-terminal domain-containing protein, with the protein MIRQSINDALNKFMNEPNIPHTWLRAKTMLENFLNQQWMEGALAGSTPKEAYEVTVKGVEGTTTMNVNLKIALVRPAEFIILNFSHKLQQF; encoded by the coding sequence ATGATCAGACAATCGATCAACGATGCACTCAACAAGTTTATGAATGAGCCTAATATCCCTCACACATGGTTACGGGCAAAAACAATGTTAGAAAATTTTCTTAACCAGCAATGGATGGAGGGTGCATTAGCAGGCAGCACTCCGAAAGAAGCTTACGAAGTAACAGTTAAGGGAGTAGAAGGAACGACTACGATGAATGTAAATCTCAAAATAGCATTAGTACGCCCGGCAGAGTTTATTATACTCAACTTCTCGCACAAATTGCAACAATTCTAA